The region AATCACCACCATTTGCCCTAGATCGACGAGGCGGGGGCGGGAGGGCGGGGCGCGGGGGCGGGGCGGGGGCGGGGCGCGGGGGGCGGGCGGTTAGTGGGTGGAGGCGGTGGTGATGGCGGTGTGGAGGATTTCCAGGCCCTCTCGGGCCTCTGCTTCGGTGAGGGTGAGGGGTGGGCCCATTCGGAGTACGTTGCCGTAGAGGCCGCCCTTGCCGACGAGTAGTCCGCCTCGGCGGCACTCCTCGAAGACCCGTACGGCGTTTGCCGGGTCGGGTTCTCGGCTACCCGGCCGGACGAACTCGATCGCCAGCATCAGGCCCTTGCCGCGTACCTCGCCGACGATGTCGTACCCGCGGGCCACCTCGACCAGGCCCTCGCGCAGGATCGCGCCGACCCGCTCGGCGTTGCCCTGTAGGTCGTGGTCGAGCAGGTAGTCCAGCACCGCGTTGCCGGCGGCGGTGGAGATCGGGTTGCCGCCGAAGGTGGAGAAGCTGATCCCCTGGACCGCCTCCAGCACCGGCGCCCGCCCGACCACCCCGGCCAGGGCGAACCCGTTGCCGATGCCCTTGGCGAAGGTGAGCAGGTCGGGCACGACGTCGTGCGCCTGGTAGCCCCAGAAGTGTTCCCCGGTACGCCCCCAGCCGGTCTGCACCTCGTCGGAGATGAGCAGGATGCCCGACTCGTCGAGCACCTTCTTGTACGCGCCCAGCAGACCGTCCGGTGGGTGGACGAACCCGCCCACGCCCTGGATCGGCTCGGCGATCAGGCAGGCCACGTCCCCACTGGTCTGGGTGGCCAGCACCTCGCGCAGGTCGTCCACTGCCGCGTCGAGGCGCTCGTCCGGGTCCAGCCGGGCAAGCAGCCCGCGCATCCGGTCGCCGGAGTGCAGCCAGCTCACCTGCAACGGGTTCAGCGAACTCGCCGACCAGCTCCGGTGGCCGGTGATGCCCATGGTCGCGTACGACCGGCCGTGGTAGCTGTTGCGCACGGCGAGGATCTGGTGCGACCGGCGGAAGTTGGTGGCGACGAGCAGCGCCGCCTCGTTCGCCTCGGTGCCGGAGTTGGTGAAGAAGACCCGCGCGTCCGGGATGCCGGAGAGCCGGGCGATCTTCTCGGCCAGCTCGACCTGCTGACGGATCAGGTAGAGGGTGGAGGTGTGCACCAGGCCGGTGCCGAGCTGGCCGGCGACCGCGTCGCGGACCTCGGCGATGTCGTAGCCGATCATGTTGGTCAGTACACCGCCGAAGAAGTCCAGGTAGCTGCGTCCGGTCGAGTCGGTGACCCGGCGCCCCGAGCCCGAGACCAGCTCGATCGGCTCCTCGTAGTAGAGCGGCATCCAGGACGGCAGCACGGCTCGGTGCCGCGCCAGCAGGTCGTCGGTGGCCATCGTCATCACACCCTTCACCCGGGTACGCGGATGACTGCACGCTTTCATCGATCCACCGTCCCCGGCAACTGCCACCCTGTAGCGCGTACCGGACCCGGCACTGACACTCCGTCAGCCCGGCCGCATCCCGTCCGCTGTGGAACCGGAAACCGCCGACCGCGCAGTCGACCGCGCAGTCGACCGCGCCGTCGACCAGCGCGGCAGTCGCAGCAGGAGCGCGGTCAGCGCGTAACCGGCCCAGCCCCCGGCCAGCGCCACCGGCTGTGGGTTCGCGGCCAGCCAGTGGTATCCGGCGAGGAACCCGACCAGGGCGAGGCTGTTGCCGACGAAGTGGCGGCTGAACTCGACCAGGTCACGCCGGCTCTCGACGGCGACCAGGACCCCGGAGTACGGGAAGGTGACGACCATGCCGCGCAGTTGCTGACCGAGCAGCACGGCCACGGTCGAGCCGGCGAGGATGACCGGCAGTCGCAGCAGCGCCGGCAGCGGGTGCCGTCGCGGAGCCGGTGGCAGCGGTCCGGCCCACCGGCGCAGCAGCAGCATCACCACCAGCCACAGCCCGACGACCCCGACCAGGACGGGTACGAACGGCAGCGGCGCGACCCGCAGCAGTGCCGCGCTCAGCCCCAGGTAGACGGCCAGCCCGAGCAGGTCGGCCAGCAGGATCGGCACCCGGAGCCGGTGGTGGCACACGGTGACGGTGAGGAAGAAGAGGTTCAGGGCGACCACGCCGAGCAGTTGGGTGCCGTCCACCGGGAAGTCGCTGCCGGCCAGCGCGATCGTCATCGGCAGCGGCAGGCTGTAGACGAACGCGCGCCAGCGTACCGAGCGGATGAGGCTGACCAGCCACACGACGGCGGCGACGACGAGCACCGTGGTCCAGCTCATGACCGGCGCACCGGCGGCGGGAGGCTCGGTCGTCGGCCGGGCATGTCAGTCGGTGAAGGTCGCGACCCGGGCACAGGTCCGGTAGGCGGTGTACAGCCGGTCCAGGTCGTCGGTGTTGACCGAGAAGACGTTCTCGGCGATCTCGCCGTGCGGGGTCATCCGGCCCTCCCAGGCACTCGTACCGTCCCAGAGTGCCAGGTTGAGGTTCCGGCTCCGGTCCACCGAGCGCCAGGGCAGCAGACCGACCCGTACGCCGGCCCGGCGTTGTTCGTCGACCAGTTCGCGCAGTTCGTCGGTGAGCCGGTGGTAGCCGAAGATCCGGCTGATCCGGACCCCGCGGGCGAGCGCCTCCAGGTTGAGGGTCCAGTAGTGGCGCCCGATGTCGCTGCCCCACCAGTCCGGCTCGCC is a window of Micromonospora sp. NBC_01699 DNA encoding:
- a CDS encoding aspartate aminotransferase family protein, coding for MATDDLLARHRAVLPSWMPLYYEEPIELVSGSGRRVTDSTGRSYLDFFGGVLTNMIGYDIAEVRDAVAGQLGTGLVHTSTLYLIRQQVELAEKIARLSGIPDARVFFTNSGTEANEAALLVATNFRRSHQILAVRNSYHGRSYATMGITGHRSWSASSLNPLQVSWLHSGDRMRGLLARLDPDERLDAAVDDLREVLATQTSGDVACLIAEPIQGVGGFVHPPDGLLGAYKKVLDESGILLISDEVQTGWGRTGEHFWGYQAHDVVPDLLTFAKGIGNGFALAGVVGRAPVLEAVQGISFSTFGGNPISTAAGNAVLDYLLDHDLQGNAERVGAILREGLVEVARGYDIVGEVRGKGLMLAIEFVRPGSREPDPANAVRVFEECRRGGLLVGKGGLYGNVLRMGPPLTLTEAEAREGLEILHTAITTASTH